In Clostridium sp. SY8519, one genomic interval encodes:
- a CDS encoding cation diffusion facilitator family transporter, which yields MHRKERNRIILRTSAGGVLANVLLGLFKIVFGLISGSAAVLTDAVSNFTDALASGVIITGTVFSEKRPNRKHPYGYGRMEYMVTLAIALIVLYAGVEAMRETAEAFLSPHATHYSGVTLTVVIVSILVKILYGVYTKKKAEPVQSKALHASGAEAIHHALISVLTLAAAVVNILTGLHLEAFASGIIGIFILIEGVHLLRSALSEILGQKVSGELAGKIKTTVRSFDGVLGVYDLHLHDYGPDRMLGSVHIEVPDTCTADRLDMLQRKIARKVYREHRVILTGIGIYSMNTGDNQVSRLRKQVAALALTHPHVTGMHGFYLNQESGYASLDLVISFDEKDREGLFDQVSDEIRRTFPQYDFHITMDIEL from the coding sequence ATGCATAGAAAAGAAAGGAATCGAATTATTCTGCGCACCAGCGCAGGGGGCGTACTGGCAAACGTGCTGCTGGGTCTGTTCAAGATTGTATTCGGACTGATTTCCGGTTCGGCAGCCGTACTGACGGATGCGGTAAGCAATTTTACGGATGCGCTGGCTTCCGGGGTAATTATTACGGGCACTGTTTTTTCGGAAAAGCGTCCGAACAGAAAACACCCCTACGGATACGGGCGTATGGAATATATGGTGACTCTGGCCATCGCGCTGATTGTGCTGTATGCAGGTGTGGAAGCCATGCGGGAGACGGCAGAGGCTTTTCTGTCTCCCCACGCGACCCATTACTCCGGCGTTACCCTGACGGTAGTAATTGTGTCCATTCTTGTGAAGATCCTTTACGGTGTGTACACAAAAAAGAAGGCAGAACCGGTACAGTCCAAGGCACTGCATGCCTCCGGCGCGGAGGCCATTCACCATGCGCTGATCTCTGTTCTGACCCTCGCGGCGGCGGTGGTGAATATTCTGACCGGCCTGCATCTGGAGGCCTTTGCCAGCGGAATCATCGGAATCTTTATTCTGATTGAAGGCGTACATCTGCTTCGCAGCGCGTTAAGCGAGATTCTCGGCCAGAAAGTCTCCGGGGAACTGGCAGGCAAAATCAAGACAACGGTCCGCAGCTTTGACGGGGTGCTTGGGGTGTACGATCTGCATCTTCATGATTACGGGCCGGACCGGATGCTGGGCTCCGTGCATATCGAAGTGCCGGATACCTGCACGGCTGACCGGCTGGATATGCTGCAGCGCAAAATTGCCAGAAAGGTGTACCGGGAGCATCGGGTGATTCTGACCGGTATCGGAATTTATTCCATGAATACCGGGGACAATCAGGTGAGCCGGCTGCGGAAGCAGGTGGCCGCGCTGGCCCTGACCCATCCGCATGTGACGGGAATGCATGGGTTTTATTTAAACCAGGAGAGCGGGTATGCCTCGCTGGACCTGGTAATCAGTTTTGATGAAAAAGACAGGGAAGGCCTGTTTGACCAGGTGTCGGATGAGATC
- a CDS encoding ROK family glucokinase: MKKYAFGVDIGGTTVKIGLFLTEGRMEDSWEIPTRTEDGGRLILGDIAGSIDEKLKEKNISKTEIEGIGIDVPGPVLEERIVNKCANLGWGVLDVAEKTAELTGIAKVKVTNDANAATLGEMWQGGGKNHKDLVMLTLGTGIGGGIVHDGKIISGRFGAAGEIGHMRVNREETLVCGCGKHGHLEQYASATGIARKAQEMLVQSDRPSMLRNVSYLSAKEVFDCAKKGDELSLEIVEFIGEELGNACSLIACVFDPEIFVIGGGVSKAGDILIETIQRHYRKYAFHASADAEFALATLGNDAGMYGAVKMVLD; the protein is encoded by the coding sequence ATGAAAAAGTATGCGTTTGGCGTGGACATCGGCGGCACAACTGTAAAAATCGGCCTGTTTCTGACCGAGGGCAGAATGGAGGACAGCTGGGAGATTCCGACCCGTACAGAGGACGGCGGGCGGCTGATCCTGGGAGATATCGCAGGGTCCATTGATGAAAAACTGAAAGAAAAAAATATTTCAAAGACCGAGATCGAAGGCATCGGCATTGATGTGCCGGGGCCGGTACTGGAGGAACGGATTGTGAACAAATGCGCCAATCTCGGCTGGGGTGTTCTGGATGTGGCGGAAAAGACCGCGGAGCTGACCGGAATCGCCAAAGTAAAGGTCACGAACGACGCAAATGCGGCAACCCTGGGTGAAATGTGGCAGGGAGGCGGAAAGAATCACAAAGATCTGGTGATGCTGACCCTTGGTACGGGAATCGGCGGCGGCATTGTGCATGACGGAAAGATTATTTCCGGACGGTTCGGAGCAGCCGGAGAGATCGGGCATATGCGTGTGAACCGGGAGGAAACGCTGGTGTGCGGATGCGGCAAGCACGGCCATCTGGAGCAGTACGCGTCCGCCACCGGCATTGCGCGGAAGGCCCAGGAGATGCTGGTGCAGAGCGACCGCCCGTCCATGCTGCGGAATGTGTCCTATCTTTCCGCGAAAGAGGTGTTTGACTGCGCGAAAAAAGGAGATGAACTGTCTCTGGAAATCGTGGAATTTATCGGTGAGGAGCTGGGAAATGCCTGCAGTCTGATTGCCTGTGTGTTCGATCCGGAGATTTTTGTCATCGGCGGCGGTGTTTCCAAGGCAGGGGATATTCTGATTGAAACGATTCAGCGCCACTACCGCAAGTATGCCTTCCACGCTTCCGCGGATGCGGAATTTGCCCTGGCCACACTGGGCAATGACGCGGGCATGTACGGCGCGGTGAAAATGGTACTGGATTAA